The Naumovozyma dairenensis CBS 421 chromosome 8, complete genome genomic sequence CAAATCCAAACAAGAGTACAGCTTTATTCCTGGGTCTCAAAAACATCAAGAATAGAATAAGGAAATTCCTAACTGgatatttcaattctttaaagaGTAACCCATTTCGTACGTTATTGTTAACTGCTGTAGCTGGGTGTGCATTACTTCCAACAagtttattattcattttaaTGGTTTCATTAGCCTCAGTTTACTTCTTCATTTATCTCGTCATATTCCTAATCATCGCAACGGCATCCTCCATATTCATTATTCCGTTACTAGGAAcatctttcatttttgCTGTGGGAGTGGTAACATTTGGATTCATAAGTAATGTTACCTTCAAATTAGCGCAAAATCTGTATTTTAGTGCAGATGAAAGATTGAAATCgacattaaagaaaatgtcAAAGCATACATCATCTCATAATAGTAAGACGAAAGATAAGGATAAGTACGGACCAAAAACGCCCTCGCAAGGAATTAATCATTGTGAACATAACATATTCAATAAGAATTTAGACAGCTCAACTGCTGGATGTAACCTCACATTCGTTAGAAGAGATAGAAATTGGTTAAATAATCATTCTGACCGGaacgataatgatgaaacaattgaagaacaagaacaagaagatcTATATGATACTCATCGAGATGAAGGTCCAACAACTTCTCTCATTGCAAGATATTTAGAACCGGAGCCAACTTCTACCAGAAACAAGAAGCAACAACGGGTAACCCCCAATCGCCGcgattttgaattttgaaCCCGGAATAAGACAGCTGGCACATTATACACAAATTAAACCAAGAAACTAGAAGCAAAGAACAACCAATCCATATATCATTCCAGACATCTTTTCAATGACATCCCatacattattatatattcatatcTCATATATAAGTTAGCTAGATTATATTCTACCCAAATAATAACCACTCCACTCTCTTCCTCCCGCCCCTTATAATGCAATTGTTCGGTAAAGTGTCGAGTTTCATTTCCTTATTGTTAGTTCAATGCATATTCCTTTCTCAGTACGTTAAAGGGCAAGCTTTTCAAATTGACAAGGCAAGCATAGAATTCCCAAAttctgaagaaattgatacCATTGCCTTGGGCTCCATCGATTCtcaatttaataaatttgatcaaCCAATTGAAATCCATAAATCTGatgaaatcattgaatttaagTTCAGTCTTAATAACTTAGAAGAACAACCAGCTCAAGTcactttattatttggattaCCTCAAGAAAATTTAGAAACCACATTATATCCAactattcaaaaaaatgatagTATTAGTGAGGAGGAGAAACCAGTATTTGACTACACATTCGAAAtcaaaattcaagattTGGACCCTATCTTATTAACTCATTCCGTTCATGAATTGAAACCATTAGTGTCCACTTTAATCGTCGCTGatgaatcatttgaatCTCAAGATAACTTATTCGTCCCAATATTTGATCTCTTCATTGTCAACAATGTCATTcaagatgataataataagattcTGAATGATCCTGAAAGATTAGGAGCTAAAGAGGAAATCCGTTACACATTTGCTGAATCACCAAAGACTGTATCTCCATTCTTATCCTACATTTTCATGGGATTGATCACCTTTGCCACTTTGgttttattaatttcttggAGTTCATCTGGAGCTATTAAGTTTGATAATTTACCAAGTGGGTTGgatttcatttatttccTCGTATTTTTGGGAGCTATTGTTGGATTCgaatatatcttttcaaagtattACCTTGGTTCAACTATTTTTGATACTTTGC encodes the following:
- the LDO16 gene encoding Ldo16p (similar to Saccharomyces cerevisiae YMR148W; ancestral locus Anc_2.376), which translates into the protein MVSLASVYFFIYLVIFLIIATASSIFIIPLLGTSFIFAVGVVTFGFISNVTFKLAQNLYFSADERLKSTLKKMSKHTSSHNSKTKDKDKYGPKTPSQGINHCEHNIFNKNLDSSTAGCNLTFVRRDRNWLNNHSDRNDNDETIEEQEQEDLYDTHRDEGPTTSLIARYLEPEPTSTRNKKQQRVTPNRRDFEF
- the SWP1 gene encoding dolichyl-diphosphooligosaccharide-protein glycotransferase (similar to Saccharomyces cerevisiae SWP1 (YMR149W); ancestral locus Anc_2.375); the protein is MQLFGKVSSFISLLLVQCIFLSQYVKGQAFQIDKASIEFPNSEEIDTIALGSIDSQFNKFDQPIEIHKSDEIIEFKFSLNNLEEQPAQVTLLFGLPQENLETTLYPTIQKNDSISEEEKPVFDYTFEIKIQDLDPILLTHSVHELKPLVSTLIVADESFESQDNLFVPIFDLFIVNNVIQDDNNKILNDPERLGAKEEIRYTFAESPKTVSPFLSYIFMGLITFATLVLLISWSSSGAIKFDNLPSGLDFIYFLVFLGAIVGFEYIFSKYYLGSTIFDTLHAAFYLGVLGLIVGTKFLRSVGKTI